The genomic segment TACGAACGACGGGAACACGATGGCGACCCCGGACATGGCGGCGCTGGTCCAGCGGGCCGAGATCCTCATGGAGGCCCTGCCCTACATCCGCGCCTTTCAGGGGAAGACGCTGGTCATCAAGTACGGCGGGGCCGCGATGGAGCAGGCGGCCCTCAAGCCCTCCTTCGCCCTGGACGTGATCCTGCTGCGCTACGTGGGGATCAACCCCGTGATCGTCCACGGCGGCGGCCCCCAGATCGGCGCGCTGATGAAGCGGCTGGGGAAAGAACCCGAGTTCGTGGGCGGGATGCGGGTGACCGACGCCGAGACGATGGAGATCGTCGAGATGGTCCTGGTCGGCAAGGTCAACAAGGAGATCGTCGGACTGATCAACCACTACGGCGGCCGGGCGGTCGGACTCTCCGGAAAGGACGGGCAGCTGATCCTGGCCCGCCGCCGCGGCCACCGGACGCCGGCGGGCGAAGAGGTGGACATCGGCCTGGTCGGAGAGGTCGAGG from the Candidatus Rokuibacteriota bacterium genome contains:
- the argB gene encoding acetylglutamate kinase, which translates into the protein MAALVQRAEILMEALPYIRAFQGKTLVIKYGGAAMEQAALKPSFALDVILLRYVGINPVIVHGGGPQIGALMKRLGKEPEFVGGMRVTDAETMEIVEMVLVGKVNKEIVGLINHYGGRAVGLSGKDGQLILARRRGHRTPAGEEVDIGLVGEVEAVDPQAIRLLEENGFIPVIAPVGVGPDGETYNINADLVAAELAAALAAEKLIHLTDVQGIKGEDGRFLSTLTRKEAEQLMTAGIIEGGMVPKVQSSLRALEGGTAKAHIIDGRIPHAILLEVFTKEGIGTEIVL